A segment of the Aridibaculum aurantiacum genome:
GTTTTGGTAAGTTTGGGAATAGTGGTAGTGGAAGTATAGGATCTATTGTCAACACCTATGGATAATGTATAGGTTTTCTCCTGCTCACCCAGCATATTTAGGGCAGCGTTGGTGGTATCAGTAGAATAATAAGTAAGCGTGTACAGTCCTAAAACCGGCACATGGTATTCCTTTAGGTTTACTGTCCTGGTACCATCGTTAAGGGTAAGATTGGCTCCGCGTACAACAGAAGCGGCTACTACATCAGGGGAAAAGGATGAAAAGTAATTGATAGACTTACTTAATATAACATAAGGCGGTTGTCCATCTTCAATAATGCCATCGACTACCAGTAGCGGCTCTTGTATTTCCGGCTGAACATTGATTGTTTTTTCGCACGAGATAGCCATTACTGAAAGCAGGAATAGCCAAAATGTGTTTTTCATAAAGCAAAAGTACGGTGGTAAAATATATGAGCAGAAACTATAACAATTACATCACCATTCGGTTGAGTTTCAACAACTACACCTGCAAATGGCATGGAAATTTTGCACCTACTGCAAATTGTTCATAATGAGAAAAACACTTTCAGTACCAGTAATGGTTGTTTGTGCTGCACTATCGCTTAGTTCGTGTGTGGCAAAACGACATTTAGTAAATGCAGAAAACAATATCCAGCGACTGCAGATGGACAGCACCCAGATGTCGGCAAGGATAAACACCCTTGAACAGAATGTTAGCCGGATGGAAGCCAGCATCCGCGATCTTGAAGCCAACAGAACCTCCCTTCAACAACAACTAAGTGCAACGCGGCAGGAAGCTTCGAGCCGCCTGCAGGATGCCAGCACCCGCTTGAACCTGAGTGCGGCCCAGATAGCTGACCAGCAAAAAAGGCTGGAGTATATGCAGCAACTAATAGAGCAGCAAAGGCGAGCTACACAGGAACTAAGAAAAAAGGTGAGCGATGCTTTGGGCAACTTCAACACGGAAGAATTGACCGTTTCTACCAAGAATGGAAAAGTATATGTTAGTCTGCAGGAAAACCTGCTTTTCCCTTCAGGAAGTGCGGTAGTAAATCCTAAAGGACGACAGGCATTGGGAACTTTGGCAGGTGTACTCAACAGTAATCCTGAGATCAATGTATTGATAGAAGGTCATACAGACTCCATTCCTATGCGTGGTCGTTTTGCTGACAACTGGGAACTGAGTACAGCGCGTGCAAATGCGATAGTGAGAATATTGACAGATACGTACAAAGTAGAACCAACAAGAGTAACAGCCAGTGGCCGCGCCTGGTACGACCCGGTTGATACCAATCTAACAACACAAGGGCGTGCAAAGAATCGCAGAACAGAAATCATTTTAGAACCAAGGCTTGACCAGTTGATGGAGCTGATAAGATATGGAGAAGAGGGAACTGCGGGGCAGTGAGCTGGTAATTAGTTGATCAGTTGATTAGTTGATCAGTAACTGGTGATTAGTTACAAGTTTTCGACTTTAGAGTTTTGACTTTTGACATTTGACTTTTGAATTTCTAACACAAAACAAAACCCCTTCCAGTTAGGAAGGGGTTTTTACTTTTTATCTATGTAGGAAAGATTATCCTAAATATGCTTTCAGCGCATTGCTATAACGTGCTTTTTGAAGACGTTTGATAGCTCTTTCTTTGATCTGGCGGATACGTTCTTTTGTAAGATCATATTTTTGACCGATCTGCTCAATGGTAACACCATTTTCGCCATCTAAACCAAAATATGCATTAACGATCTCGGCTTCACGTGGAGATAGAGACTTCAATACCCGACGAATTTCTTCTCTTAAACTATCCTTCATTACATCGTCGTCGGTATCATCACCACCTTCCAGCAGGTCACCCATTGCTACGTCTTCAGCTTCGTGCACAGGTGCATCCAGGGAAGTGTGACGGGTATTGCTTTGAAAGATATTGTTGATCTCAGTCTCACTCATTTCCAGGATCTCAGCTAACTCTTCAGTGCTTGGCTCCCTTTCGTGTTCCTGTTCAAAAGCCATGTAAGCTTTATTGGCTTTGTTATAAGTTCCGATTTTATTTTGTGGCAGACGAACCAACCTACCCTGCTCGGCCAAAGCCTGCAAAATTGATTGACGGATCCACCAAACTGCATAAGATATGAATTTGAAACCTTTTGTTTCGTCGAAACGCTGGGCCGCTTTTATCAAACCGAGGTTACCCTCATTTATCAGGTCGCTTAGCGAAAGCCCCTGGTGTTGGTATTGTTTTGCAACAGACACTACGAAACGAAGGTTAGCGGTAGTAAGTCTTTCCAAAGCTCTCTGATCGCCCATTTTTATTTTCTGGGCCAGGATCGTTTCCTCTTCGGGAGTGATCATTGGGATCTTAGAGATTTCCTGGAGGTACTTTTCTACAGCTTGCGAATCGCGGTTCGTAATCTGTGTGGCAATTTTGAGCTGCCTCATAATTTAATTGAATGTATTGGTTAAAGTAAAACGCTTGTAAGACATTGATGTACATGAACTGGTTGCAATAACAATGCTAAACGCCATAATTCAAATGTCTGCAAAGGTAAGTTGCAACATTGGTTTTTGCCAGCGTTTGTGGAAAAAGATAACCGGATTGTATATAATTTAACCCTTTGTAACTAAAAATTTAGTATATCAGTCAATTTTGATTTCTTCTTCCTTCTATTCCAACCACTATTGATTTACAGTTTTTTCTACTTCATTAGCTTAAACTTTTTTAAGTAAAGAAATTCTCCTATCCGGGAGTAGCTTTTTGTAGAACGAAATGTTTGGGTATGCGGCGAAATAATATTCAAAAAGCATACCCTATTGTTTCTTTTACCACTATAGATAGTAATTTCGTGCCCCTATGATTGATTACCGGTCAGACACCTTTACCAAGCCAACTCCAGCCATGCTGGAAGCCATGTTTAGAGCCGAAGTAGGCGACGATGTTTTTGAAGAAGATCCCACCATCAATAAGCTGGAAATACTTTCTGCAGACATGTTTGGCAAAGAAGCTGGATTGTTTTGTCCTAGTGGAACAATGACAAACCAAATAGCGATTAAATGCCATACGCAACCCGGCGATGAAGTGATCTGCGAAGA
Coding sequences within it:
- a CDS encoding OmpA/MotB family protein, producing the protein MRKTLSVPVMVVCAALSLSSCVAKRHLVNAENNIQRLQMDSTQMSARINTLEQNVSRMEASIRDLEANRTSLQQQLSATRQEASSRLQDASTRLNLSAAQIADQQKRLEYMQQLIEQQRRATQELRKKVSDALGNFNTEELTVSTKNGKVYVSLQENLLFPSGSAVVNPKGRQALGTLAGVLNSNPEINVLIEGHTDSIPMRGRFADNWELSTARANAIVRILTDTYKVEPTRVTASGRAWYDPVDTNLTTQGRAKNRRTEIILEPRLDQLMELIRYGEEGTAGQ
- a CDS encoding sigma-70 family RNA polymerase sigma factor, with amino-acid sequence MRQLKIATQITNRDSQAVEKYLQEISKIPMITPEEETILAQKIKMGDQRALERLTTANLRFVVSVAKQYQHQGLSLSDLINEGNLGLIKAAQRFDETKGFKFISYAVWWIRQSILQALAEQGRLVRLPQNKIGTYNKANKAYMAFEQEHEREPSTEELAEILEMSETEINNIFQSNTRHTSLDAPVHEAEDVAMGDLLEGGDDTDDDVMKDSLREEIRRVLKSLSPREAEIVNAYFGLDGENGVTIEQIGQKYDLTKERIRQIKERAIKRLQKARYSNALKAYLG